In Rhizoctonia solani chromosome 7, complete sequence, one DNA window encodes the following:
- a CDS encoding F-box-like protein codes for MDASLHQSPMNRQARESENRQQPVNSLPPEVLSNIFLLCEYAIRPSRYVRMRGTTTRGDFNLFCQTTLPAVSHYWREVALDTTGLWTRVTLADRPPFHLSALYLSRSGEAPLDVEIRMTDKHWGYSNPWIPEVHQALPFIVAQGGVTSRWRNCWIQTNDLPAHLATLKFLTLSHLPILEYLELDYCGPEYTSRRFESGVYSNFTSGGSLFCDSPNSRLRVAVLRSIPNICLFRHLDSSRLTELTYLELGFCSPLPKLEQLNELLVACPRLTSLFLDSMLESHFGDDPLPPEEPMELRGVHLPTLQSLALKYTIRSSTHWELGLLKMIDAPHVKSFQLYLASNSASEADSIINYIANKDTATNSGPMFPLLTSFGFFAQWDITSDLRKILSTHPNITTLILPEFPELTALLETPWLVPSLALLSLEVREYEVLKKLLVSRRSACLPLKTVELKRHTTVWVIPPEEQRGLEELVDLVFVDELEDRMFSMLKIDERL; via the exons ATGGACGCCTCCCTTCATCAGTCCCCAATGAATCG GCAAGCACGAGAGTCAGAAAACCGCCAACAACCTGTCAACTCTCTTCCCCCTGAAGTACTTTCCAACATATTCCTACTTTGTGAATACGCCATTAGACCTTCTCGGTATGTTCGCATGCGGGGAACTACCACCAGGGGCGACTTCAACTTGTTCTGCCAGACAACGCTGCCG GCAGTGTCTCATTACTGGCGAGAGGTTGCACTTGATACCACTGGG TTGTGGACGCGGGTTACGCTCGCAGATCGACCGCCATTTCATCTTTCGGCTTTGTATCTATCTCGCTCAGGAGAAGCCCCCCTCGATGTCGAAATACGGATGACCGACAAACACTGGGGTTATTCAAACCCATGGATACCAGAAGTCCATCAAGCGCTCCCCTTCATTGTCGCACAGGGTGGTGTAACCTCAAGGTGGCGCAATTGTTGGATTCAAACCAATGACTTACCTGCGCATCTTGCTACGCTGAAGTTTCTTACGCTATCTCATTTACCGATACTTGAATATCTTGAGTTGGACTACTGCGGGCCAGAATACACATCCAGGCGCTTTGAGTCTGGGGTTTACTCGAATTTTACCTCAGGAGGATCATTGTTTTGCGACTCACCTAACTCACGATTACGGGTGGCCGTGCTACGGAGCATCCCTAATATATGCTTGTTTAGGCACCTTGATTCATCCCGACTAACTGAGCTTACCTACCTCGAACTTGGTTTTTGTTCGCCCTTGCCCAAGCTTGAACAGCTCAACGAACTACTTGTAGCCTGCCCGCGGCTTACTTCACTATTTCTGGACTCTATGCTAGAGTCTCATTTCGGAGATGATCCTCTCCCTCCCGAAGAGCCTATGGAATTACGGGGAGTTCATTTGCCCACGCTTCAATCATTAGCCTTAAAATATACCATTCGTTCTTCTACACATTGGGAGCTAGGTCTCCTGAAAATGATTGATGCTCCTCATGTCAAGTCATTTCAACTTTATCTCGCGTCAAATAGTGCATCAGAAGCAGATTCGATTATCAACTACATCGCCAATAAAGATACTGCGACGAATTCGGGACCAATGTTCCCTTTGCTCACCAGCTTCGGTTTTTTTGCACAATGGGATATCACGTCTGACTTAAGAAAGATTCTGTCTACTCATCCAAACATCACCACACTCATACTCCCAGAGTTCCCCGAACTCACCGCGCTATTAGAAACCCCTTGGCTGGTACCTAGCCTTGCTTTGTTGAGCCTTGAAGTCAGAGAGTATGAAGTTCTAAAAAAGCTCTTGGTTTCGCGACGAAGTGCGTGCTTGCCGCTGAAAACCGTAGAGCTAAAGAGACATACAACTGTGTGGGTAATACCGCCGGAGGAACAAAGGGGGTTGGAGGAGTTGGTCGATTTAGTTTTTGTGGACGAATTAGAAGATCGAATGTTTAGTATGCTGAAGATCGACGAGCGGTTGTAG
- a CDS encoding urea active transporter 1 has product MARTWLYGGASLVVLSAALFQVYVRSPVLKAHGVYRKIHPINHDNCQSIPELQACEKITILSSGIMYLACAGTIASRIAWTPAMDALNATAVLTRSTADYLATYDTSTGTITKLDVRGLSDPRGLNLHGMDVVPDKIDPAMLWIYLVNHRPEPESPYKGADSVIEMLKTRVGTDYVEWVQTVEDARVIVTPNDIVGANNGQEFWFTNDNGAKVGIRRYIDAMFLLDTTNHGSSDAGLQDPPAKPSLIDLVGSMGAQAQEQSDTLQMYMHAS; this is encoded by the exons ATGGCCCGCACCTGGCTATACGGCGGAGCATCTCTGGTTGTTCTCAGCGCAGCCTTATTTCAAGTCTATGTGCGATCTCCAGTGCTGAAGGCACACGGCGTTTATAGGAAGATTCATCCAATAAATCATGACAATTGTCAAAGTATTCCCG AGCTACAAGCATGTGAAA AGATCACCATTCTTTCCTCGGGCATTATGTACCTCGCTTGTGCAGGAACTATTGCATCTCGAATCGCTTGGACGCCTGCCATGGATGCTCTCAACGCAACTGCCGTCCTCACCAGATCAACTGCTGACTACTTGGCAACTTATGATACGAGCACGGGGACAATCACCAAGCTTGATGTAAGAGGTCTCTCCGACCCACGAGGCTTGAATTTGCATGGAATGGATGTTGTTCCTGACAAGATAGACCCCGCTATGCTTTGGATATACCTTGTTAATCATCGTCCCGAACCTGAATCGCCGTACAAGGGCGCTGACTCGGTAATTGAGATGTTAAAGACTCGAGTTGGGACAGACTATGTAGAATGGGTTCAAACAGTTGAGGATGCTCGTGTCATAGTGACCCCGAACGATATAGTTGGAGCTAACAACGGACAAGAGTTCTGGTTCACGAATGACAACGGGGCAAAAGTTGGAATA CGGCGCTACATAGATGCTATGTTCCTGCTCGATACTAC GAATCATGGCTCCTCGGATGCTGGTCTGCAAGATCCCCCTGCCAAGCCGAGCCTGATAGATCTAGTTGGATCGATGGGCGCTCAGGCTCAGGAGCAGAGCGACACACTACAGATGTATATGCACGCAAGCTGA
- a CDS encoding adenosylmethionine decarboxylase, with protein MSDQLPHVSLVSETHVADDLATNISPFEGPEKLLEIWFAESADSEVVTKTGNGLRSVPRAVWEEMLDIVKCKVLSVIEGKEMDAYLLSESSFFVSPHKLILKTCGTTLNLYGLPRILDIAAEHCNMHSVYRCFYSRKSFMFPERQLGPHKEWTTEVGYLDTLFKERPGLGLGAGAGYTVGKVNGDHWLLYVIEPEDSGSEDGEQEREPVAATNKTTPPPDYTVEILMSKLGAPARRPFFYHEFDENSKVTPHERGAATAEEIGIASILPKSCTTLDSFAFEPCGYSANALIEHPLGRDTTRFTSHQRKGGVMPRSSATFRSKLDSTRPPSSPNDMPTLLELIKRVTSIFQPGHLSVTLFVSSEEGEDGHVPPIETAQRVFSRALVGGGYKRTDKINYEFGGYDLAFASFEKKRRVEGEN; from the exons ATGTCCGACCAGCTTCCCCATGTCTCTCTCGTATCCGAGACTCATGTCGCGGATGATTTAGCCACAAATATCTCTCCGTTTGAAGGCCCAGAAAAACTTTTAGAAATCTGGTTTGCCGAGTCGGCTGATTCGGAAGTTGTCACAAAAACAGGTAATGGACTGCGCTCGGTCCCGCGTGCGGTATGGGAAGAGATGTTGGATATTGTCAAGTGTAAAGTATTAAGTGTTATCGAGGGGAAGGAAATGGATGCCTATCTTCTCAG TGAATCGTCATTCTTTGTGTCTCCCCACAAATTGATCCTCAAGACCTGTGGCACGACTCTAAACCTTTACGGTCTCCCGCGCATCTTGGATATCGCGGCCGAGCACTGCAATATGCATTCTGTCTATAGATGCTTCTACTCGCGCAAGAGTTTCATGTTCCCTGAACGACAACTTGGTCCTCACAAGGAATGGACAACCGAGGTCGGGTACCTCGATACTTTATTCAAGGAACGACCCGGCCTTGGACTCGGGGCCGGCGCTGGGTACACAGTTGGTAAAGTCAACGGCGATCACTGGCTATTGTACGTCATCGAGCCAGAAGATTCCGGGAGCGAGGATGGTGAGCAAGAACGGGAACCGGTCGCTGCAACAAACAAGACGACCCCGCCTCCCGACTACACTGTCGAAATCCTGATGTCCAAACTTGGCGCTCCGGCCCGCCGCCCGTTCTTCTATCACGAGTTTGACGAGAACAGCAAGGTAACCCCGCACGAACGAGGGGCTGCCACGGCCGAGGAGATAGGCATCGCTTCAATTCTTCCCAAGTCGTGCACTACACTCGATAGCTTTGCGTTCGAACCTTGCGGGTACAGCGCCAATGCGCTTATCGAGCATCCTTTGGGGAGGGATACTACACGATTCACGTCACACCAGAGGAAGGGTGGAGTTATGCCTCGTTCGAGTGCAACGTTCCGCTCGAAGCTGGACTCGACTCGGCCCCCATCTTCCCCGAATGATATGCCTACCTTGCTGGAACTCATCAAACGGGTCACATCGATCTTCCAACCCGGACATCTATCCGTGACGTTATTTGTCTCGTCCGAGGAAGGGGAAGACGGACATGTGCCGCCTATCGAAACGGCTCAACGAGTGTTCTCGCGCGCGTTGGTTGGAGGGGGGTATAAACGTACCGACAAGATCAACTATGAGTTTGGAGGATATGATCTCGCGTTTGCCAGTTTTGAGAAGAAGCGGCGAGTAGAAGGAGAGAACTGA
- a CDS encoding glycosyltransferase family 4 protein: MGLLESLLQILQAILCGSGKADESHGQQQQQQQQASAWQQPPGAAHQYPPTYHEPSKPYHARIDDNAQAQANPHYQELRSRAREEGDAMARAFDASQEAYQSGDGAKAKELSNEGKRHKAEMERLNKEASDWIFEKVNLDSAPDELDLHGLYVKEAIERTEAAVEAAQSRGDEQIRIIVGKGLHSQGHVAKLKPAIEELMVKYQLNAHIDPENTGVLVVQLGGHGQRGMDSNEVTRRLERAAFASYLALRAHARHVHKKGIEQRRRLTVNRNGGSIVVGFFHPYCNSGGGGERVLWASIAYLQRTNNQVLSVVYTGDTDATKEEIITKVKTRFDIILDPSSLEFVFLRERWVIEDTTWPRFTLIGQSLGSMMLAYEAMCGLIPDLFIDTMGYAFTFHVVRWFSGGKTPISAYVHYPTISTDMLARVKSRTAQYNNPSDIAKSEFRTNSKLLYYNMFALAYSASLSLAQPIMVNSSWTKNHVEYLLTHSPVPSESSKNLSIVYPPCDTQAMASFSLEGRKKIIMSLAQFRPEKDHAKQIIALAKLFEAHPEHKEQGVRLVLIGSSRNTADEYRVVALQDLVNKLNLDGSVEFIINASYDVVLSWLAGASIGTNTMVDEHFGINVVEFMAAGLIPVVHASGGPLNDIVVPYQNQPTGYHATDPVSFAEAFHDALSLPAPEALAMRKRARALAVERFSTEGFEKGWAQGWESAIRSVKI, encoded by the exons ATGGGTTTACTAGAGAGCCTGTTGCAAATTCTGCAGGCAATATTGTGTGGGTCAGGAAAGGCCGATGAGAGCCATggacaacaacagcaacaacagcaacaggcATCTGCTTGGCAGCAGCCTCCTGGAGCAGCTCATCAATACCCTCCTACTTACCATGAGCCGAGTAAACCATATCATGCTCGGATAGACGAT AATGCACAAGCCCAGGCAAATCCTCACTACCAAGAGCTACGGTCACGAGCTCGCGAAGAAGGCGATGCAATGGCTAGGGCATTCGATGCGTCACAAGAGGCATATCAGAGTGGTGATGGTGCCAAAGCCAAGGAACTTTCAAACGAAGGGAAGAGACACAAAGCCGAAATGGAGCGGTTGAACAAGGAGGCCAGTGATTGGATATTTGAGA AGGTTAACTTGGACTCAGCGCCCGATGAACTTGACTTGCACG GTCTTTACGTCAAGGAAGCAATCGAGAGAACAGAGGCTGCAGTTGAGGCCGCACAAAGCCGTGGGGATGAACAAATTCGTATCATAGTCGGCAAGGGGCTACATTCTCAAGGACATGTCGCAAAACTCAAGCCAGCAATCGAAGAACTAATGGTTAA GTATCAATTGAATGCTCATATCGACCCTGAAAATACTGGGGTCCTGGTGGTCCAGCTTGGAGGTCACGGCCAACGTGGAATGGATTCAAATGAGGTTACGCGTAGACTTGAGCGAG CAGCATTTGCTTCGTACCTGGCACTACGCGCTCATGCCAGACATGTGCACAAAAAGGGTATTGAACAAAGGCGCAGGTTAACTGTCAACAGGAACGGGGGATCAATCGTGGTAGGATTCTTCCATCCTTACTG TAACTCTGGAGGAGGGGGCGAGAGAGTCCTCTGGGCCTCTATTGCATATCTACAGCGAACAAACAACCAAGTGCTGAGCGTAGTATATACCGGTGATACAGATGCAACCAAAGAAGAAATCATTACAAAAGTCAAG ACGCGGTTCGATATCATTCTTGATCCCTCGTCTTTAGAATTTGTATTCCTCCGAGAGCGCTGGGTCATTGAGGACACGACTTGGCCGAGGTTCACTCTGATCGGACAAAGCCTTGGATCTATGATGCTCGCTTATGAGGCTATGTGCGGGCTCATACCTGACCTGTTTATAG ACACGATGGGATATGCATTCACATTTCACGTTGTCAGATGGTTCTCTGGAGGAAAAACACCAATCT CCGCATATGTTCATTATCCCACTATTTCCACAGATATGCTCGCTCGGGTCAAGTCTCGTACAGCACAATACAACAATCCAAGCGATATAGCAAAAAGCGAGTTTCGTACCAATTCTAAGCTTCT GTATTACAACATGTTCGCATTGGCATATTCCGCGAGTCTAAGTTTGGCTCAGCCCATTATGGTCAATTCTTCATGGACCAAGAACCATGTAGAATATCTTCTCACTCATTCGCCCGTCCCATCAG AGAGCAGCAAAAATCTATCGATTGTATACCCACCCTGCGACACGCAGGCCATGGCTTCATTCTCTTTGGAAGGAAGAAAGAAGATCATCATGAGCCTTGCTCAGTTTAG ACCAGAAAAGGATCATGCAAAACAAATAATTGCCCTCGCAAAACTATTCGAGGCCCATCCGGAGCACAAAGAACAAGGTGTTCGACTAGTATTAATCGGTAGCAGCAGAAATACTGCGGATGAATATCGTGTTGTAGCGCTCCAAGACCTTGTCAATAAGCTCAATCTTGAT GGATCAGTGGAATTCATTATCAATGCTTCTTACGATGTCGTGCTCAGCTGGTTGGCGGGTGCATCCATAGGGACCAATACAATGGTTGATGAGCACTTTGGTATCAACGTTGTGGAATTTATG GCGGCGGGTTTGATCCCAGTCGTACATGCTTCCGGAGGTCCGTTGAATGATATAGTGGTACCATACCAAAACCAACCCACCG GCTACCATGCCACCGATCCCGTTTCTTTTGCGGAGGCGTTTCACGATGCTTTGTCGTTGCCAGCCCCGGAGGCGCTGGCTATGCGCAAAAGAGCCCGCGCCTTGGCTGTGGAACGTTTCTCAACTGAGGGGTTTGAGAAAGGTTGGGCTCAAGGTTGGGAATCTGCTATTCGTAGTGTAAAAATTTGA
- a CDS encoding valine-tRNA ligase, translating into MSNPPRFNIVVWNTNRPERPHRERPNTRAPNNFSHVMNFGHNRDSNPPSSSPSASPPSTSTSYSYSHSDSYWDSYTNPYQNNQPQMEISTPASPHLSPIEQLAPFSSCEISDALIKIGLTHNAKDAPIQRGGYIPDINMLSPSPTVGDGQNTRICGYAYTVKMVRGDDLHAPKPSQHFVDAAPSGSIAVISVPPNVKSAAWGGLMTAGAQFRGVNGVIIDGRVRDLIEHRAAGFPVFARGHSTLGQSPFTRPSELNVPVTILPRSDFENAFENTFSAVEVHPGDIIVADIDGVVCIPRELLANVIDSCRYSKQVDEKCMIDIQQGRSIQETFQHWQAQKLWEERAQNALNELETGRSRPLRIGVWGDALSGASEIITALLDDPLSDDTVQRHLLHRRWDAAVQNQVIHIRKNSFASWDGQVLGIKSNWLQNINGEIIECRGRNALDTLLSCDHIILVTDNLRRISAPGLQEAIYALAHAPSVSLVVTERASGVPTVPDEFNGLKPTMIKPNLAIGGLDAFSKGDVSQYQTLLMASGLPQFTQQISSMYAESNQPSSPSSTASRAAVRTSTYIARMTFSACESAIDNAQQSLVDMVTPLVPLKTEVSKISLDATQSTLRGSTTVHEGISSVEARLKSAFLRLPWYSLWWRADEVSSVLGEAISWSSLGTQLSFHSGRLAIIREQMHSKAQDLAKLSPLLKNQLAQIHARTTINSGALSSPLFQRTAQLLAPGGPAEDAQRKAQAAVVAAAANILGSAALSASLFSIGSISGGTAIGAGLLGSVASVRWMQSMWARAEKRWWADWSRVCAGLERECEANLDQVIHERVMGSVTAGIQGIEALSARRTEIISALKQEMSEIDKDLVVLEQRLK; encoded by the exons ATGTCTAATCCTCCCCGCTTCAATATCGTGGTCTGGAATACTAACCGACCCGAGCGCCCTCATCGAGAGCGCCCCAACACTCGGGCACCTAACAATTTCTCACATGTCATGAATTTCGGTCACAACCGGGATTCAAATCCgccctcttcttccccttctgcTTCTCCACCATCCACATCGACCTCCTACTCGTACTCGCATTCAGATTCGTACTGGGACTCATACACCAACCCGTACCAGAACAATCAACCCCAGATGGAAATATCAACTCCTGCCAGTCCGCACTTATCGCCTATTGAACAACTTGCCCCTTTCTCCAGCTGTGAGATTTCGGACGCTTTGATCAAAATTGGCCTCACGCACAATGCAAAGGACGCACCGATCCAGCGCGGAGGGTATATACCTGATATCAATATGTTGTCCCCGTCACCCACAGTCGGTGACGGACAGAACACGAGGATTTGCGGTTACGCCTATACTGTCAA GATGGTAAGAGGTGATGATTTACATGCGCCCAAACCCTCGCAGCACTTCGTCGATGCAGCCCCGTCAGGATCCATAGCAGTGATTTCCGTCCCACCAA ATGTCAAGTCTGCTGCATGGGGTGGCCTCATGACTGCAGGGGCACAATTCCGGGGCGTAAACGGAGTTATCATTGACGGCAGAGTCAGGGATCTCATCGAACATCGCGCGGCCGGTTTCCCCGTTTTTGCCCGGGGTCACTCTACATTGG GCCAATCGCCATTTACACGTCCATCGGAGCTAAACGTTCCGGTGACAATCTTACCACGTTCAGATTTTGAAAATGCTTTCGAAAACACGTTTTCTGCCGTTGAGGTACACCCAGGTGATATTATAGTGGCTGACATTGATGGCGTCGTATGCATACCGCGAGAACTACTTGCAAATGTTATCGATAGCTGCCGCTACTCGAAGCAAGTGGATGAGAAATGCATGATCGATATCCAACAGGGCCGTAGCATACAAGAG ACATTCCAACATTGGC AAGCTCAAAAGTTATGGGAAGAAAGAGCGCAAAATGCATTAAATGAATTGGAAACGGGGAGGAGTCGGCCTTTGAGGATTGGGG TCTGGGGAGATGCACTGTCTGGGGCTAGCGAAATTATTACTGCGTTGTTGGACGATCCGCTTTCTGACGATACAGTCCAGAGGCATTTGCTACATCGGAGATGGGACGCAGCGGTACAAAATCAAGTCATTCATATCAG GAAGAACTCCTTTGCTTCGTGGGACGGGCAAGTTTTGGGTATCAAATCCAATTGGCTTCAAAATATAAACGGGGAGATCATCGAATGCCGCG GCAGGAATGCGCTTGATACTCTCCTATCTTGTGACCACATCATACTCGTCACCGACAATTTGCGGAGGATTTCTGCGCCGGGATTACAAGAAGCCATATACGCACTGGCTCACGCACCTTCCGTTAGTTTGGTAGTCACCGAGCGAGCTTCAGGAGTACCCACAGTGCCGGATGAGTTTAACGGACTTAAACCCACTATGATTAAGCCCAATCTGGCTATCGGCGGTCTTGACGCATTCTCAAAGGGAGATGTAAGCCAATACCAGACTCTGCTGATGGCGTCAGGTCTGCCCCAATTCACCCAGCAAATCTCGAGCATGTATGCAGAATCCAATCAACCATCTTCGCCTTCATCAACAGCATCCCGAGCGGCGGTTCGTACATCGACCTATATAGCCCGAATGACTTTTTCAGCATGTGAATCCGCGATCGATAACGCTCAACAGTCGCTTGTGGACATGGTAACACCTCTTGTGCCCTTGAAAACAGAGGTCTCAAAAATCAGTTTGGATGCAACACAGTCCACCTTACGTGGGTCTACTACAGTCCACGAGGGCATCTCATCCGTTGAAGCGCGGCTCAAGAGTGCATTCCTTCGTTTGCCCTGGTACTCGCTATGGTGGCGCGCAGACGAAGTCTCGAGTGTATTGGGAGAAGCCATCTCTTGGAGCTCCCTTGGTACCCAACTTTCGTTCCATTCAGGTCGCCTTGCCATTATTCGCGAGCAAATGCATAGCAAAGCTCAAGACTTAGCCAAGTTGTCCCCTCTACTAAAGAATCAACTCGCTCAGATTCATGCTCGTACCACGATCAATTCCGGTGCACTCTCCTCTCCTCTTTTTCAGCGTACAGCCCAATTACTCGCACCTGGCGGGCCGGCCGAAGACGCACAAAGAAAAGCTCAGGCTGCCGTAGTGGCTGCAGCCGCCAATATTCTAGGAAGTGCAGCTCTGAGCGCGAGCTTATTTTCCATCGGGAGTATAAGTGGCGGAACAGCTATAGGCGCAGGACTACTCGGGAGTGTAGCTTCTGTTCGATGGATGCAGAGTATGTGGGCGCGTGCAGAGAAGAGGTGGTGGGCGGACTGGTCGAGGGTGTGCGCAGGGCTAGAACGGGAATGTGAG GCCAATCTCGATCAGGTAATTCACGAACGGGTTATGGGATCAGTAacagctggaatccaagggATAGAGGCCCTTTCTGCGCGACGGACAGAAATTATATCCGCGTTGAAACAAGAGATGTCAGAGATTGACAAGGACCTCGTAGTTCTGGAACAGAGGTTAAAATGA
- a CDS encoding serum paraoxonase/arylesterase, which translates to MPSITGVLFTLTILILGIVYQVYLSPLLTLGGHYRTVQPLNTEHCTAIEELKACEKLVIHPSGVIYLACASSPESRLSWMPAIENLDSTRMKRGPSQDYVAVYDTRSRKVTKLSIIGFADSRQLNAHGMDVVPDEHNPDILWVYLVNHRPPLPELSQVGADSVIEVFKTQLGFSHMEWVRTFAHPSIIVTPNDIVGGSNGKEAWFTNDYPVKQGLKRKLHAYFRIGSTWVGYCHADTGCKIAADELYTSNGITRTPDGNIWVGSIMGGYVTVYEPQADNTLVQTDIIKLDSFIDNLTAAPDGSVIATTFPRADVAIKSFRDMKLKAPSSAHRISINTGEGSYYGDKYKVQKIYEDDGALRSSATTAAIYDGHIYLTGLLSERLQICKIPSEIFRQAEARTQTDTLNPNGHSVDDSY; encoded by the exons ATGCCCTCCATCACTGGGGTTTTATTTACCCTAACTATTCTGATACTGGGTATTGTATATCAGGTCTACTTGTCTCCCTTGTTGACGCTTGGTGGACATTACCGGACAGTCCAGCCCCTGAACACTGAGCATTGCACTGCTATTGAGG AACTCAAAGCATGTGAAA AGCTCGTTATACACCCATCCGGCGTTATCTATTTAGCATGTGCATCCTCACCAGAATCTCGTCTATCCTGGATGCCAGCAATAGAGAATCTTGATAGTACCCGCATGAAAAGGGGCCCTTCACAAGATTATGTCGCGGTGTACGATACTCGGTCACGCAAAGTAACCAAGCTCTCTATAATAGGATTCGCGGACTCACGACAACTCAATGCGCACGGTATGGACGTTGTTCCCGACGAACATAACCCGGATATACTCTGGGTTTATCTCGTAAACCATCGCCCTCCTCTTCCTGAGTTGAGTCAAGTCGGCGCCGACTCGGTGATTGAGGTTTTCAAAACTCAGCTCGGTTTTAGTCACATGGAATGGGTGCGGACCTTTGCCCATCCGAGCATTATTGTAACACCCAACGATATTGTGGGCGGGTCTAATGGGAAAGAGGCTTGGTTTACGAATGATTATCCCGTAAAACAAGGGCTT AAACGAAAATTGCACGCGTACTTCCGGATTGGATCTACGTGGGTCGGATATTGCCATGCAGACACTGGGTGCAAGATTGCTGCAGACGAACTCTATACGAGTAATGGCATTACTCGG ACTCCCGATGGGAATATTTGGGTCGGAAGCATTATGGGTGGATATGTGACGGTCTACGAACCGCAAGCAGATAACACACTGGTACAGACAGATATCATAAAACTTG ATTCGTTTATCGATAATTTGACTGCCGCGCCCGATGGTTCGGTCATCGCTACAACTTTCCCGAGAGCTGATGTAGCGATAAAATCCTTCAGGGATATGAAGCTCAAGGCGCCTTCTTCGGCACATCGCATCTCCATTAACACAGGGGAGGGATCATACTACGGAGATAAATATAAAGTTCAAAAG ATTTATGAGGATGATGGAGCCTTACGTTCATCTGCCACTACAGCTGCAATTTATGATGGGCATATTTACTTGACTG GCCTATTATCCGAGAGACTTCAGATTTGCAAAATTCCGTCTGAAATATTTCGGCAAGCAGAAGCTCGAACTCAAACTGATACACTGAACCCGAACGGGCACAGCGTAGACGATTCATATTAA
- a CDS encoding F-box-like domain-containing protein — translation MFVKPVVYLASWLSLTDFSFFIFTQLWSVVTLSDNPPFNFSRLCLDRSGTTTSLDIEIDMSNRFWNHQEPEPEVYTNATIDALNFIVVHGGTPSRWRTFWFHMPWKVRGMEPQIAVLNFISESPMPKLERFEVKYDGAHHRKIEERWGKLLSNKPLFQHPPPARLKVAVLEWVPNPYLFAGSLAGRPQIVGLTRLEVKFPPKLPKLEDFGALLVNSPMLEVLSIDTRINQCSHRSPNQGGQNLPTSLPRISLPRVRVLGLSFNTSHVFPWWGHSLLFMLNAPNVQSLRLLLESPGCRGRVPVNQTFIDYIIKGDDQTKPKPLFPLLTNLELFVEPIVERSGRRYPNQEILKAYPSITTLILPRPTELHMLSIQPWLVPCLNRLIVYARLASELRESISERCVADLGLKTVEVLVLDESNNEEIESKYIGELYGLGLEISFSHSKHRVREVLGLDDI, via the coding sequence ATGTTCGTCAAACCTGTGGTCTATCTCGCTTCTTGGCTCAGTCTGACTGATTTTTCTTTCTTCATATTTACACAGCTCTGGTCTGTCGTTACATTATCGGACAATCCTCCGTTCAATTTCTCCAGGTTATGCCTGGATCGATCTGGGACTACCACATCACTCGACATCGAAATTGATATGTCCAATAGGTTCTGGAACCATCAAGAACCTGAGCCAGAGGTCTATACGAATGCAACGATTGACGCGTTGAACTTTATCGTAGTGCATGGCGGCACTCCTTCAAGGTGGAGGACTTTCTGGTTCCATATGCCATGGAAAGTACGCGGCATGGAGCCACAAATAGCTGTGTTGAACTTCATCAGCGAGTCTCCTATGCCGAAACTGGAACGGTTTGAGGTCAAATATGATGGCGCGCATCATAGAAAAATCGAGGAACGCTGGGGAAAGCTCCTGTCTAACAAACCCTTGTTTCAACACCCTCCCCCGGCTCGTCTGAAGGTGGCAGTATTGGAATGGGTTCCCAATCCGTATTTGTTCGCAGGTTCACTGGCGGGACGTCCTCAGATAGTCGGTTTGACTCGTCTCGAGGTAAAATTCCCACCGAAGCTTCCAAAGCTTGAGGACTTCGGCGCCCTACTGGTTAATAGCCCGATGCTTGAAGTCCTATCTATCGATACGCGGATCAATCAGTGCAGCCATCGTTCGCCAAATCAAGGCGGACAAAATCTCCCGACCAGTTTACCGAGAATTAGTCTACCAAGAGTACGAGTATTAGGACTATCATTCAACACGAGCCACGTCTTCCCATGGTGGGGACATAGCCTACTCTTCATGCTTAATGCTCCCAACGTCCAATCCCTTCGTTTGCTGCTGGAAAGTCCCGGGTGTCGGGGCCGAGTCCCGGTCAACCAAACATTCATCGACTACATTATAAAAGGAGACGACCAAACTAAACCAAAGCCTCTATTTCCCCTTTTGACCAATCTCGAACTATTTGTCGAACCTATTGTCGAAAGATCCGGCCGCAGGTACCCCAACCAGGAAATACTAAAAGCTTACCCTAGTATCACGACCCTCATCTTACCACGTCCAACAGAGCTCCACATGTTAAGCATTCAACCCTGGTTGGTTCCCTGTTTGAACCGATTGATTGTCTATGCTAGACTAGCTTCTGAGCTGAGAGAGTCCATCTCTGAACGCTGCGTGGCAGATTTAGGGTTAAAAACTGTGGAAGTATTGGTGCTAGATGAGTCAAACAATGAGGAGATAGAGTCGAAATACATCGGAGAGTTATATGGGCTCGGCCTCGAAATTTCTTTCAGTCACTCGAAACATCGTGTTCGAGAGGTTCTCGGACTTGATGATATCTGA